A single genomic interval of Penicillium psychrofluorescens genome assembly, chromosome: 2 harbors:
- a CDS encoding uncharacterized protein (ID:PFLUO_002790-T1.cds;~source:funannotate), with protein sequence MPYLPPAIRLSPVHSRTNSRSTSPERNPGALYQKLDPLLSNLSPESTLHALTSTEAVPSNEKRAHDILSQSISQVSPAERALGIRAAVAARNLSLWLSEVQSWGWPTPNEAKAGKSFVPPPSAEPRLGPGRTESSSLSLVSSTEHEYYGSLPAAVVERYETRIEEIRDGMDDLNVEELKEHVLSAHIPARSRPSSNNSSVSIPAPLSYVQLSDFTAVITTIILRALPFLSKLNSLLSTWDVRLLVLRQIPGLLRELHLTRTALDSSLNELRTSDLSDTTHAPFSSSYLQSQHVQLESAVVTVGRRMDRVLDALEGRQDSLPERWIDDLEGIESDFAAWVVEAERYKIRAEWLQNQPPVDETLASSEPEPEEQENSVHEMEPIEEEPAEEDSIENASIEKDSFGEEPQRDSETSSEDSAQQPVEQSVAQTEQESMVSYSDGPDISTFENQSPSGSPPAAEVPGIIADREDTPEKHPSIAVAENLRTPTQIEFLTELSGEQQTPTPSTTQRPIPVHENKENVPPLNFKQHEPATPPLDQSSPVKSVALTEHRGLAEDPFIKSQASGCEVGHEEVPFVDKPDDSQTDLGSSNEAKDAIEIDAHQETTTEKKAPQTPLSSNRSLPKEAEPVMTPKSPEHSAIRDSQLQQLSDTPKVPGTPTLAEIHGPVPSPSKIPILQTVPTKSDNSATRSQSVKPRPSTEQIPEARPNSRLPLQSPIKLSKARRPGKLDLDKNTPKPHRRRTSSGSVDSLLSDTSSLISSVDPPEPRTGSSNETPLLRKSKHPKHEDSGAMPPYSGHTLREDRLRRLESPKGSSLRAAFQQSRTVSLPMERFINERMDIRMGDVPDTALPDGNSSTPTSQVPRAAPRRPTLTRGKSASELATQLQRSRFTDPSRDLFSTNLFPRALNTQSHHKSHLPLRKRLTAHPSLESLGIKRQELAFVEEDEAELPSVEIRASTPVRQLRKPRDQLDRKVSSILNTLPGRIHLVDPNNEPDTSSSSSSLDRRLRGRFGSESPTGLASRSITPAPSLTLMPAGRRRQSAHKSEDSYVKLYHLHHGGQTAPTKLFVRTVGEEGQRVMVRVGGGWADLGEYLREYIIHHGRRKVSETTPRVEVQGLASRESPAYSPSPSTLLSSTAPTSSYLTSGRATPSRPPSVLSARPPSSLTVRKTRRGSNASDVVAPRAVTTGNLSSFATPQTASSGRRRLSVSSNYSNDTYSPATTAAASMSTPLGLAGPKPRSRQLSMSPEGEAWIQDVLQQTRRSGSSNPPPFPLNNAPDYAEPPESVDGSLPDISVPKKGRRSVSDIGTTGSSRRVALRGLESRRS encoded by the coding sequence ATGCCGTATCTTCCCCCAGCCATCCGCCTCTCTCCCGTCCATTCTCGAACAAACTCGCGTTCTACCTCACCCGAGAGAAACCCGGGGGCGCTCTACCAGAAACTTGACCCCCTCTTGAGCAACCTCTCCCCCGAATCCACCCTCCACGCACTCACCTCCACGGAAGCCGTGCCGTCGAACGAGAAGCGCGCCCATGATATCCTGTCACAAAGTATCTCGCAGGTGTCCCCGGCGGAACGGGCTCTGGGGATTCGCGCCGCGGTAGCCGCCCGGAACTTGAGTCTCTGGCTCAGCGAGGTACAGTCGTGGGGATGGCCAACTCCGAACGAGGCAAAGGCGGGAAAGAGCTTTgttcctcctccctctgcgGAGCCTCGTCTAGGCCCTGGGCGCACGGAGTCCTCATCTTTATCCCTTGTTAGCAGCACCGAGCACGAGTATTATGGGAGTTTaccggcggcggtggtggagagaTATGAAACGCGAATTGAAGAAATTCGGGATGGAATGGACGATCTCAAcgtggaggaattgaaggAGCATGTGCTCAGTGCCCACATTCCAGCCCGGTCGagaccctcctccaacaacagcagcgTGTCTATACCCGCGCCGCTTAGCTATGTCCAGCTGAGTGATTTCACCGCTGTCATTACAACTATCATCCTGCGTGCCCTGCCGTTCTTGTCCAAGTTGAATAGCCTCCTGTCAACATGGGATGTCCGCCTACTGGTCCTGCGGCAGATCCCGGGTCTTCTAAGGGAGCTGCACCTTACCAGGACTGCTTTGGATTCCTCGCTAAATGAATTACGGACCTCTGATCTGTCTGATACCACCCATGCTCCGTTCTCGAGCTCCTACCTGCAGTCTCAACATGTCCAGCTCGAGTCGGCCGTTGTCACTGTCGGCAGACGCATGGATCGCGTTTTAGATGCGTTGGAAGGTCGTCAGGATTCGTTGCCGGAGCGTTGGATTGACGATCTTGAAGGCATCGAGTCGGACTTTGCTgcgtgggtggtggaggcggagagATATAAGATTCGCGCTGAATGGTTGCAGAACCAGCCTCCGGTGGATGAAACGCTTGCATCATCTGAGCCCGAGCCTGAAGAACAGGAAAATAGTGTTCATGAGATGGAACCTATTGAGGAGGAGCCTGCTGAGGAGGATTCCATTGAGAACGCGTCTATTGAAAAGGATTCCTTCGGAGAAGAGCCCCAACGGGATTCTGAAACATCTTCTGAGGACTCTGCCCAGCAACCCGTTGAGCAATCGGTTGCTCAAACAGAGCAGGAGTCAATGGTGTCCTATTCTGATGGTCCGGATATTTCGACATTTGAGAACCAATCACCTTCTGGTAGCCCACCGGCTGCGGAGGTACCTGGCATCATCGCGGACAGGGAAGACACTCCCGAGAAACATCCTTCTATTGCAGTTGCAGAGAACCTGCGTACTCCAACACAGATAGAGTTTCTCACAGAACTCTCTGGAGAACAACAAACCCCAACTCCTTCAACAACCCAGCGACCTATTCCCGTCCATGAAAACAAGGAAAATGTTCCTCCGCTCAATTTCAAACAACACGAACCAGCGACGCCGCCCTTGGATCAATCATCTCCAGTGAAATCGGTTGCTCTAACTGAGCACAGGGGATTGGCTGAAGATCCCTTCATTAAGTCACAAGCCTCTGGGTGTGAAGTTGGCCACGAGGAGGTACCGTTCGTTGATAAACCTGATGATAGTCAAACGGACCTGGGATCCAGCAATGAGGCGAAAGATGCAATTGAGATTGATGCTCACCAAGAGACGAccaccgagaagaaggccccCCAGACTCCGCTTTCATCAAACCGTTCATTGCCTAAAGAAGCCGAGCCGGTTATGACTCCCAAATCTCCGGAACATTCTGCCATTCGAGATTCCCAACTGCAGCAATTGTCAGATACACCCAAGGTCCCTGGCACTCCGACTTTGGCAGAAATCCATGGGCCAGTGCCTTCCCCGTCGAAAATTCCAATTCTGCAAACCGTGCCTACGAAATCGGATAACTCTGCAACTAGATCTCAAAGCGTTAAACCTCGGCCGTCGACGGAACAAATTCCAGAAGCACGACCAAATTCTCGCTTGCCGTTACAAAGCCCCATCAAGCTATCCAAAGCGAGACGGCCAGGGAAGCTGGATCTTGATAAGAACACGCCTAAACCACATCGTCGCCGAACTTCGTCGGGCTCCGTGGATTCCCTGCTTTCTGATACCTCATCACTCATATCCAGTGTCGATCCTCCAGAGCCCCGTACTGGCTCATCGAACGAAACGCCGCTCCTTCGGAAATCAAAACATCCCAAGCACGAAGACTCTGGTGCTATGCCACCGTACAGTGGCCATACTTTGCGAGAAGaccgtcttcgccgtctgGAAAGTCCCAAAGGCTCATCTCTTCGGGCGGCATTCCAACAAAGCAGAACTGTTAGCTTGCCCATGGAGCGCTTTATCAACGAGAGGATGGATATAAGAATGGGAGACGTGCCGGATACGGCGCTGCCTGACGGCAACTCTTCAACGCCAACATCACAAGTGCCTCgtgctgctcctcgtcgtccaaCACTCACTCGAGGGAAATCTGCGTCCGAGTTGGCTACACAGCTTCAAAGATCCAGATTTACTGACCCTTCCAGGGATTTATTCTCAACGAATCTATTCCCTCGTGCACTCAACACTCAGAGTCATCACAAATCCCATCTGCCCCTACGCAAGCGACTGACAGCACATCCAAGCCTAGAGAGCCTCGGGATAAAGCGACAAGAACTTGCATTTgtagaggaagatgaagcggAGTTGCCGTCCGTGGAAATTCGTGCTTCTACGCCAGTCCGACAACTCAGGAAGCCCAGAGATCAACTTGACCGGAAGGTCAGCTCCATTTTGAACACTCTTCCCGGCCGGATTCATCTCGTGGATCCTAACAACGAACCGGAtacatcttcatcctcgtcttccttgGACAGGCGTTTGCGAGGGAGGTTCGGCTCCGAGTCGCCTACCGGTTTAGCATCTCGAAGCATCACCCCCGCTCCGTCTCTGACTTTGATGCCCGCTGGTCGTCGACGGCAATCTGCCCACAAGTCGGAAGACAGCTATGTCAAGCTGTATCACCTCCACCACGGTGGCCAGACCGCACCAACCAAATTGTTTGTGCGAACCGTCGGAGAGGAAGGCCAGCGTGTAATGGTCCGGGTCGGCGGCGGATGGGCCGATCTAGGCGAATACCTCCGTGAATACATCATCCATCACGGCCGTCGGAAAGTATCAGAGACTACCCCTCGGGTTGAGGTTCAGGGCCTGGCATCTCGTGAATCGCCAGCGTATTCGCCCTCACCAAGCACTTTgctctcttccaccgcaCCCACTTCATCCTACCTCACTTCTGGCCGAGCAACTCCTTCCCGCCCACCCTCTGTGCTCAGTGCCCGCCCCCCTTCTTCCCTTACAGTCCGCAAAACAAGACGCGGGTCCAATGCATCTGATGTCGTGGCCCCTAGGGCTGTCACCACAGGAAATTTGAGCTCCTTCGCGACGCCACAAACGGCTTCTTCCGGTCGACGGCGTCTCTCCGTCTCATCTAATTACTCCAATGACACATATTCCCCCGCAACCACCGCGGCTGCGTCGATGTCCACTCCATTAGGACTGGCTGGACCCAAACCCCGCTCGCGACAGCTGTCCATGAGCCCGGAGGGTGAAGCCTGGATCCAAGATGTGCTCCAGCAGACTCGGCGTTCAGGATCGTCCAATCCACCACCTTTCCCGCTGAACAATGCGCCGGACTATGCTGAGCCGCCCGAGTCTGTAGATGGTAGCCTTCCTGATATTTCCGTGCCTAAGAAGGGTCGCCGCAGCGTCAGTGATATTGGAACCACGGGATCTAGCAGACGGGTCGCCCTTCGAGGACTCGAGAGTCGCAGGTCATAA
- a CDS encoding uncharacterized protein (ID:PFLUO_002791-T1.cds;~source:funannotate), which produces MDHFRYRPELLEGMPDDILRCMKQFEDWFTIDADQLKKITNHFVQELEKGLTVEGGSIPMIVSWIMGYPTGHERGRILTIDMGGTNLRVCDVCLAKGKGDFEQAQRKFKLPAEVKSGTAEQLWDFVADRLDAFINEHYSKDQIKGPLPLAFTFSFPVDQKSIRSGILKRWTKNFDVSGVEGHDVVPQLDAALQRKQVPARVVALINDTTGTLIASHYKDKHVKIGSIFSTGCNAAYMEECSAIPKLRGLDLPQDATVIINTEYGAFDNERHFLPRTPFDEQIDAKSIQPGAQIYEKMVAGLYIGEMLRLIMVTLHEQERFFEGQDTTRLRTANTLEAPFLSIAELDISEYLDDMRAEFKETLSLDPSLEELKACRYLIGLIATRAARLYACGVAAICKKKNLRRCHVGVDGSVFNKYSGFKSRAAQALREIMDWPPYELDLIALNAAEDGSGVGAALAAALAMNGKNIPDGCGEQDGTEVD; this is translated from the exons ATGGATCACTTTCGCTACCGGCCCGAGTTGCTGGAAGGCATGCCCGATGACATCCTGCGATGTATGAAGCAGTTCGAGGACTGGTTCACCATCGACGCCGACCAACTTAAGAAGATCACCAACCATTTCGTCCAGGAACTGGAAAAGGGCCTCACAGTGGAAGGTGGCAGCATT CCCATGATTGTCAGCTGGATCATGGGCTACCCGACCGGCCACGAGAGAGGGCGGATCCTCACCATCGACATGGGTGGCACCAACCTCCGCGTGTGCGATGTGTGTCTGGCTAAAGGAAAAGGAGACTTTGAACAGGCCCAGCGCAAGTTCAAGTTGCCGGCCGAGGTCAAGTCCGGCACGGCTGAGCAGCTTTGGGACTTTGTGGCCGATCGCCTGGATGCTTTTATCAACGAACACTATAGCAAAGATCAGATCAAGGGCCCGTTGCCGTTGGCCTTCACGTTCTCGTTCCCGGTGGATCAAAAGTCTATCCGGAGTGGGATTCTGAAGAGATGGACCAAGAACTTCGATGTCTCCGGCGTGGAGGGCCATGATGTAGTGCCTCAGCTCGACGCAGCATTACAAAGAAAG CAAGTTCCGGCGAGGGTAGTAGCGCTGATCAACGACACGACCGGCACGCTCATCGCGTCGCACTACAAGGACAAGCACGTCAAAATCggcagcatcttcagcaCGGGATGCAATGCGGCATATATGGAAGAATGCAGCGCGATCCCCAAACTGCGCGGGCTGGACTTGCCCCAGGACGCGACGGTGATCATCAACACGGAATACGGGGCGTTCGACAACGAACGCCACTTTCTGCCGCGGACGCCATTCGACGAGCAAATCGACGCGAAGTCGATCCAGCCCGGCGCGCAGATCTATGAAAAGATGGTCGCCGGACTGTACATCGGAGAAATGCTCCGCTTGATAATGGTCACGCTGCACGAGCAAGAAAGGTTCTTTGAGGGCCAGGACACGACGCGCCTGCGCACGGCAAACACCCTGGAGGCGCCGTTCTTGTCCATCGCCGAACTGGACATTTCAGAGTACCTGGACGACATGAGGGCGGAGTTCAAAGAAACCCTCAGCCTAGACCCGTCgctcgaggagctcaaggCGTGTCGGTATCTTATCGGGCTGATCGCGACGCGAGCTGCGCGTCTCTATGCCTGCGGTGTGGCGGCCATctgcaagaaaaagaatctGCGCCGGTGCCACGTTGGCGTCGATGGATCCGTGTTTAATAAGTACAGCGGCTTCAAAAGCCGCGCAGCGCAGGCCCTGCGCGAGATCATGGACTGGCCGCCATATGAACTGGACCTGATCGCGCTCAACGCAGCCGAGGATGGCTCGGGCGTGGGCGCCGCACTGGCAGCCGCATTGGCGATGAATGGGAAAAATATCCCAGATGGGTGTGGGGAACAAGACGGAACTGAGGTTGATTAG
- a CDS encoding uncharacterized protein (ID:PFLUO_002787-T1.cds;~source:funannotate), with translation MLSPGTLLVGFIAILFLFTQAWPRLSRQIQAQESSALTPANSEHSSQLSVSKEPEVPEGWWSGRDAFELERRAIFSKTWIYLVHRSQLTKTGAYQSFNIGGFPVFLIRGKDDKIRAFHNVCRHRAYTITRKESGATTVLGCRYHGWSYDTRGNLVKAPQFDDVPGFDKSQNGLFEIHAHTTEHGWVFVNLDAGEPSPFNSSTSLSLSKFANAAGLSSRDTWVTGLTLPGTFNWKLGLSLRHNEALKSKLEERASELLAPSMVARAARYISQKRGSQERSLSPGTLIYSFENGGIWLALTFLPSSATTTQVRYDLFKSSDCNAAGFSKALEDTVRNLIQQIESEFQSLAEKPGSTNQLSGEIDWNTTGTSRLVLDRIQEHAKLEKKRGFQISPAMRQPRASSLFQKAEQVCKELDCIGGASQNATLPSGSLAW, from the exons ATGCTCTCGCCAGGCACCCTCCTGGTGGGCTTCATCGCgattctcttcttgttcaccCAAGCATGGCCCCGTTTATCGCGCCAAATCCAGGCCCAAGAATCCAGTGCTTTGACGCCTGCAAACTCTGAGCATAGCTCCCAGCTATCCGTTTCTAAGGAGCCCGAGGTCCCAGAAGGATGGTGGTCCGGCCGCGACGCCTTCGAGCTGGAACGACGCGCCATCTTCAGCAAG ACTTGGATCTACCTCGTCCATCGCTCCCAGCTCACCAAAACTGGAGCTTATCAGTCCTTCAACATCGGGGGCTTCCCCGTCTTCTTAATCCGCGGCAAAGATGACAAGATCCGGGCGTTCCACAATGTTTGCCGCCATCGTGCATACACAATCACCCGCAAGGAATCCGGGGCAACAACCGTACTTGGATGTCGATATCATGGCTGGAGCTACGATACTCGCGGGAACTTGGTCAAAGCACCGCAGTTTGATGACGTGCCTGGCTTTGACAAGTCGCAGAATGGACTCTTTGAGATCCATGCGCATACCACCGAGCACGGCTGGGTCTTTGTTAACCTCGATGCCGGAGAGCCGAGTCCATTCAACAGTTCTACGTCGTTGTCATTGAGCAAGTTTGCAAACGCTGCTGGATTGTCCTCCCGAGACACGTGGGTTACTGGACTGACCTTGCCGGGGACCTTTAATTGGAAACTAGGTC TGAGTCTTCGTCACAATGAGGCTCTGAAATCTAAATTGGAGGAACGAGCATCTGAGTTATTAGCGCCTTCTATGGTCGCCAGGGCTGCCAGATATATCTCACAAAAGCGCGGCTCGCAAGAGCGCTCACTCTCCCCCGGTACTCTGATTTATTCCTTTGAGAACGGAGGGATATGGCTTGCCTTGACATTCCTTCCGTCATCCGCCACAACCACACAGGTCCGCTATGACTTGTTCAAGTCCTCAGACTGCAATGCAGCAGGATTCTCGAAAGCTCTAGAAGATACAGTGCGGAATCTCATACAGCAGATCGAATCTGAATTTCAGTCCCTCGCTGAGAAACCAGG ATCTACAAATCAACTTTCAGGAGAGATCGACTGGAACACTACAG GTACTTCAcgccttgttcttgatcGGATCCAAGAACACGcaaagttggagaagaagcgaggATTCCAAATATCCCCTGCAATGCGTCAGCCTAGGGCGAGCTCGCTTTTCCAGAAAGCTGAACAGG TGTGCAAGGAGCTGGACTGTATTGGCGGTGCTTCGCAGAACGCAACGCTTCCTTCGGGTAGCCTGGCGTGGTAG
- a CDS encoding uncharacterized protein (ID:PFLUO_002789-T1.cds;~source:funannotate) — MADSVKFTPPPSPPSPSASFYDVSDDDEGEYNTIAHAASGRGVKLLHSKSKVYVHPTPSAKDNIPGFIALIQQKPPPSAQSSTASYHLSWVPESSLGDAYSTYVKVDLAEGGSPPRQKYLVPPLPITTSHKDPIGLYSFAIPLSDIYSLLVRPPSLGWWFGSLVINTRAGDSFPALFFHDSECESTILQKKKRVQESFDPFDSEGGLFWGGDEVLRWLRRHVQVQRSAVDRNIYLINPSEEDQLSFGRPAAKGDGSLLTAAQSQAAAGPSGQHDAGMDPLVKTLKETRWKVLEQLSKITTFTRRTANEIADHPRLPPQMRRLMRNPEIQTLQDEFDSARLYLARWAMSVAEQSEKERNQRIWTAQDVLEMENSSVGDFEILELETGNLALQERRRVVTLTEWEGFFDPITGRLQVTAEEVKERVFHGSLDPNDGARKEAWLFLLGVYPWDSSHEDRQAIMNSKRDEYIRLKAGWWERMVEGNSTTEEYDHWKEQRNRIEKDVHRTDRTIPLFAGEDTPHPDPDSPFADVGTNVHLEQMKDMLLTYNEYNPDLGYVQGMSDLLAPIYAVMQDDAVAFWGFVGFMNRMEQNFLRDQSGMRSQLLALDHLVQLLDPQLYLHLQSADSTNFFFFFRMLLVWYKREFEWGDILRLWETLWTDYLSSNFHLFIALAILEKHRDVIMDHLKHFDEVLKYINELSNTMELLPILTRAESLFHRFERAVQAIDKKDNFPSAPTAHQRRPGGGSNDRDSVSDSDKSKSPRRPLAVGTSTGVNPSASGQSALQKAMEADKPKVISPELRELLRKDTNSQSKDRHNQGNEAT; from the exons ATGGCGGACTCCGTCAAATTTactcctcctccatctcccccgTCACCATCCGCTTCCTTCTACGATGTAagcgacgatgacgagggAGAGTACAACACGATCGCCCACGCCGCCTCGGGCCGCGgggtcaagctgctgcatTCCAAGAGCAAA GTCTATGTGCATCCCACTCCCTCCGCCAAGGACAACATTCCGGGCTTCATAGCCCTCATCCAGCAAAAGCCTCCCCCTTccgcccagtccagcacTGCCTCGTATCACCTCTCATGGGTGCCGGAATCTTCGTTAGGAGATGCCTATAGCACCTATGTCAaggtcgatctcgccgagGGCGGTTCGCCCCCGCGACAGAAGTACCTCGTTCCGCCACTTCCGATTACCACCTCTCACAAAGATCCAATCGGCCTCTATTCCTTTGCGATTCCCTTGTCAGATATCTACTCCCTCTTGGTACGGCCACCCAGCTTGGGTTGGTGGTTTGGTAGCCTGGTGATCAACACTCGGGCCGGCGACAGCTTTCCCGCCTTGTTTTTCCACGACAGCGAATGCGAGTCGACGATCCttcagaagaagaaacgagTCCAAGAAAGCTTTGATCCCTTCGATAGTGAGGGGGGTCTTTTCTGGGGAGGAGATGAGGTGCTACGGTGGCTGCGGAGACACGTCCAAGTGCAGCGTTCGGCCGTAGATCGGAATATCTATCTGATCAATCCGTCCGAGGAGGACCAGCTGTCGTTTGGACGACCGGCGGCGAAAGGGGATGGATCCCTGCTAACTGCGGCGCAATCgcaggctgctgctggcccCAGCGGGCAGCACGACGCCGGCATGGACCCCTTAGTGAAAACCCTCAAAGAAACCCGGTGGAAAGTACTCGAGCAGCTCAGCAAAATCACCACGTTTACCCGCCGAACTGCCAACGAAATCGCAGATCATCCCCGATTGCCCCCTCAAATGCGCCGCTTGATGAGGAATCCGGAGATTCAGACTCTCCAGGATGAGTTCGACAGCGCTAGGCTCTACCTGGCTCGGTGGGCTATGAGTGTTGCCGAGCAGAGCGAGAAAGAACGAAACCAGCGCATATGGACAGCTCAGGATGTTCTGGAAATGGAGAACAGCTCGGTTGGAGATTTTGAGATCTTGGAACTGGAGACCGGTAACTTGGCGCTCCAGGAACGACGCCGAGTCGTCACACTCACAGAGTGGGAGGGCTTCTTTGACCCGATAACGGGGAGACTGCAAGTCACGGCGGAAGAGGTCAAAGAACGGGTCTTCCATGGAAGTCTGGATCCCAACGACGGCGCTCGGAAGGAGGCCTggctcttccttctcggcgtcTACCCATGGGACAgcagccatgaagatcgACAAGCAATCATGAACTCGAAACGTGACGAATACATCCGCTTGAAGGCCGGCTGGTGGGAACGGATGGTTGAAGGCAACTCGACCACAGAAGAGTATGACCATTGGAAAGAGCAGCGGAATCGAATAG AAAAGGATGTCCATCGAACCGATCGCACCATTCCACTATTTGCCGGAGAAGACACCCCTCATCCGGACCCAGATTCTCCATTCGCCGATGTGGGCACCAACGTCCATCTGGAGCAAATGAAAGACATGCTCCTAACGTACAACGAGTACAACCCTGACCTGGGCTATGTGCAAGGAATGAGCGATCTGCTTGCCCCAATCTACGCCGTTATGCAAGACGACGCGGTGGCTTTCTGGGGATTTGTGGGTTTCATGAACCGCATG GAACAAAACTTCCTCCGAGACCAGTCTGGGATGCGTTCCCAGCTTCTGGCACTGGATCACCTTGTCCAACTCCTGGATCCCCAGCTCTACTTGCATCTGCAGTCAGCCGACAGCACAaactttttcttctttttccgcATGCTGCTCGTTTGGTACAAGCGCGAGTTCGAATGGGGAGACATCCTCCGCCTGTGGGAAACGCTTTGGACAGACTATTTGTCCAGCAACTTCCATCTTTTCATCGCTCTCGCCATTCTCGAAAAACACCGCGATGTCATCATGGACCATCTGAAGCATTTTGATGAAGTTCTCAAGTACA TCAACGAGCTGTCCAACACCATGGAGCTGCTCCCCATTCTTACGCGTGCAGAATCGCTCTTCCACCGCTTTGAACGCGCTGTTCAAGCGATCGACAAAAAGGACAATTTTCCATCTGCTCCAACAGCTCACCAGCGCCGACCGGGGGGCGGGAGCAATGATCGAGACTCTGTCTCTGATTCCGATAAAAGCAAATCGCCTCGGCGACCCTTAGCAGTTGGCACAAGCACAGGTGTCAATCCTAGCGCTTCTGGGCAATCAGCTTTGCAGAAGGCTATGGAGGCAGACAAGCCAAAGGTCATTTCACCAGAGCTGCGGGAACTACTGCGCAAGGACACGAATAGCCAGAGCAAAGATCGTCATAACCAGGGCAACGAAGCCACCTGA
- a CDS encoding uncharacterized protein (ID:PFLUO_002788-T1.cds;~source:funannotate), with product MSELTRTLPASWYCSEPLYQMERRAVFMKSWYLLGPVTRFLNVGEKVDYEVGQQPIYAVRVSGESKIPVAEELKVFSAKTEKELRCHVTPTGLLFSTISDNAPTFHEFFPELEELLGKVDFTRLPHRRSISYEGRFNWKTMVDGYQECLHCQYTHPSFSIYYPPTFYTVRNKHNFSQHIADPDKPDDGLFLYFFPICTLNVYGGGMSSFRVCPTADPHVTRMEFDYYHLESGDKFEDYFKFVRQVAMEDYELCEKAQDNLAKGVYHEGILNPEKENGVSYYQGRVFDMVCEQHEADRRKDTEAARETVVAPSLVEMAA from the exons ATGTCTGAGCTCACCCGTACCTTGCCCGCATCCTGGTACTGCAGCGAACCGCTGTACCAGATGGAACGACGAGCAGTGTTTATGAAG TCCTGGTATCTGCTCGGCCCCGTGACGAGATTCCTAAATGTGGGAGAAAAGGTCGACTATGAGGTTGGTCAACAGCCCATTTATGCAGTCCGCGTATCTGGCGAAAGCAAGATTCCAGTTGCAGAGGAGCTCAAAGTGTTCTCTGCGAAGACG gagaaggagctgcgcTGCCATGTCACTCCAACAGgtcttcttttctccacAATTTCTGATAATGCTCCCACCTTCCATGAGTTCTTTCCTGAACTTGAGGAGCTACTAGGCAAAGTCGACTTCACTCGACTGCCCCATCGGCGCAGTATCAGCTATGAAGGGCGATTCAACTGGAAGACCAT GGTGGATGGATACCAGGAGTGTCTGCACTGCCAATACACTCATCCATCCTTCTCTATCTACTATCCGCCCACATTCTACACTGTGCGCAACAAACACAACTTCTCGCAGCATATCGCCGACCCCGATAAGCCAGATGACGGTCTATTCCTGTATTTCTTCCCCATCTGTACGCTGAACGTCTACGGTGGAGGCATGTCCTCGTTCCGGGTTTGTCCCACTGCAGACCCCCATGTCACACGCATGGAATTTGACTACTACCACCTCGAGTCCGGGGACAAGTTCGAGGACTACTTCAAGTTTGTGCGCCAGGTGGCCATGGAAGACTACGAGCTGTGCGAGAAGGCCCAGGATAACCTCGCCAAAGGAGTCTATCACGAGGGGATCCTAAATCCGGAGAAAGAGAATGGCGTTTCCT ATTACCAGGGCCGGGTGTTCGACATGGTCTGCGAGCAGCACGAAGCCGACCGGAGAAAGGACACTGAGGCTGCACGGGAGACTGTGGTGGCGCCATCACTGGTGGAGATGGCGGCGTAG